One genomic segment of Scylla paramamosain isolate STU-SP2022 chromosome 11, ASM3559412v1, whole genome shotgun sequence includes these proteins:
- the LOC135105253 gene encoding uncharacterized protein LOC135105253 → MEKERRKIRRKEMPQKEKIEIKNVTRQNSELHALITEYKVTPSEEKDKDGMSSCENSEAKCTDTKGKLLGQVATLTSEVSRLESECSSLQVQLDCERDKYNKLLGESLAHEKLSEDVITEPKGETTGLGGTEL, encoded by the exons atggagaaggaaaggagaaagataagaaggaaggaaatgccgcagaaggagaag atagaaatcaaaaacgtcacaagacagaatagtgagctgcatgcacttatcacagagtataaagtcactccctcagaggaaaaagacaaggatggcatgtcttcatgtgagaactcagaagctaaat gtacagataccaaggggaaattgctgggtcaagtggctacactgacatctgaggttagcaggttggagagtgagtgcagcagtcttcaggttcagctagactgtgagagggataagtataacaaactgctgggagaatctcttgctcatgaaaagttgtctgaagatgtcataactgaaccaaaag gagaaacaacaggattgggaggaactgagctttaa